One genomic segment of Devosia sp. includes these proteins:
- a CDS encoding ABC transporter ATP-binding protein produces MIVTAGVTKNYGPTCVVDDVSLELPQGGITSIIGPNGAGKSTLLSMVSPLMAMDKGTVSVGGLDVTKAPSDELARRLSILRQDNHMTARLTVHDLVSFGRYPHTKGRLNENDREHIERAIGYLDLGALSARFLDELSGGQRQRAFVAMVLAQDTDYVLLDEPLNNLDMKHAMGMMKLLRQAADELGKTVVLVLHDINFASWYSDHIVAMKDGKVAAQGSADAMIRPEVLSGIYEMEIKVHEIGGQRISVYYG; encoded by the coding sequence TTGATCGTTACCGCCGGCGTTACCAAGAATTATGGCCCGACCTGCGTGGTCGATGATGTGTCTCTCGAATTGCCCCAGGGCGGCATCACCTCGATCATCGGGCCGAACGGAGCGGGCAAGTCCACCTTGCTCTCCATGGTCAGCCCGCTCATGGCCATGGACAAGGGCACGGTGAGCGTCGGCGGCCTCGATGTCACCAAGGCGCCGAGCGACGAACTGGCGCGGCGCCTGTCGATCCTGCGGCAGGACAATCACATGACCGCGCGCCTCACCGTCCATGACCTCGTTTCCTTCGGCCGGTATCCCCATACCAAGGGGCGGCTCAACGAAAACGACCGCGAGCATATCGAGCGCGCTATCGGCTATCTCGACCTCGGCGCCCTTTCCGCCCGCTTTCTCGATGAACTCTCCGGCGGGCAGCGCCAGCGCGCCTTCGTTGCCATGGTTCTGGCCCAGGACACCGACTATGTGCTGCTCGACGAGCCGCTCAACAATCTCGACATGAAACATGCCATGGGCATGATGAAGCTGCTGCGCCAGGCTGCGGACGAATTGGGCAAGACGGTCGTGCTGGTGCTGCACGACATCAATTTCGCCTCCTGGTATTCCGATCACATCGTGGCCATGAAGGACGGCAAGGTGGCGGCGCAAGGCAGCGCCGATGCCATGATCCGCCCCGAAGTGCTCTCGGGCATCTACGAAATGGAGATCAAGGTCCACGAGATCGGCGGACAGCGAATCAGCGTCTATTACGGCTAG